One window of the Natronomonas marina genome contains the following:
- the uppS gene encoding polyprenyl diphosphate synthase, which yields MVRGVQRRLEGVYERLLEREISGAPTHVAVIQDGNRRYARKQGEEKTEGHRAGADTTEQVLRWCGDLGIEELTLYAFSTENFERPPDEQEALFDLITEKLRTFADGEEVHDREVRIQAIGETHRLPDRVRDAVEYAERRTADYDELYLNVALAYGGRAELLGVARDVASEAAAGDIAPESVDVAEIERRLTTGPARAVDLIIRTGGAERTSNFLPWQANGNEAAVYFCTPYWPEFSRVDFLRALRTYQARQESWRRTRARRAAALLRAVGDVELEEARRVVGRFRDRSEDDESADLLDVETAD from the coding sequence ATGGTTCGAGGAGTCCAGCGGCGACTGGAGGGCGTCTACGAACGCCTGCTGGAACGGGAGATCTCCGGTGCGCCGACCCACGTCGCGGTCATTCAGGACGGCAACCGCCGGTACGCCCGAAAGCAGGGCGAAGAGAAGACCGAGGGCCACCGGGCCGGCGCCGACACGACCGAGCAGGTGCTGCGGTGGTGCGGCGACCTCGGTATCGAGGAACTCACCCTCTATGCGTTCTCCACGGAGAACTTCGAGCGCCCGCCCGACGAGCAGGAGGCGCTGTTCGACCTCATCACCGAGAAGCTACGGACCTTCGCCGACGGCGAGGAGGTCCACGACCGGGAGGTCCGCATCCAGGCCATCGGCGAGACCCACCGGCTCCCCGACCGGGTCCGCGACGCCGTCGAGTACGCCGAGCGCCGGACGGCCGACTACGACGAACTCTACCTGAACGTCGCCCTGGCCTACGGCGGCCGCGCCGAACTGCTCGGCGTCGCCCGCGATGTCGCAAGCGAGGCCGCCGCCGGCGACATCGCGCCCGAGTCCGTCGATGTCGCCGAGATAGAGCGGCGCCTGACCACTGGCCCGGCGCGGGCCGTCGACCTCATCATCCGCACCGGCGGCGCCGAACGGACCTCGAACTTCCTCCCGTGGCAGGCTAACGGCAACGAGGCCGCCGTCTACTTCTGTACGCCCTACTGGCCGGAGTTCTCCCGTGTGGACTTCCTGCGGGCGCTGCGGACCTACCAGGCCCGACAGGAGTCGTGGCGACGGACCCGCGCCCGCCGAGCCGCCGCCCTGCTGCGGGCCGTCGGCGACGTCGAACTCGAGGAGGCACGCCGCGTCGTCGGCCGGTTCCGGGACCGCTCCGAGGACGACGAGTCGGCCGACCTCCTCGATGTCGAGACCGCGGACTGA
- a CDS encoding DUF92 domain-containing protein, with the protein MTGDVRRAVGFFLVGAIGLIAPLLDGHADETLAAVGTVAPFVLVAVVALVSREGRLFETFAHEGDREEGRLYGLASFALAVAGLAILTVGFDLPTTGFVAAVFVFTTGNLAQDLLARRIPGAVAGTTAFAAVGTLGGVASMSVAGLLGAATPSPPLAVFVAASGALLGALIRSALYIRDDSLVLLSGGLVIWLLIELEAGTPGPSLGRVAAGLALTVALGYVAYALGTASITGMLTGVLLAFFAVVLGGYGWFVLLVTFFGLGGLASKYRYDEKLERGIAQENEGARGSGNVLANSAVALVAVIAYAASDHVGMDASLFRVAFAGAVAAALADTFSSEFGGLFDSPRLITTFERVAPGTDGGVTWQGAVAGLAGAAVIGGLGGIFFGFTLVAIALVALAGFAGMTVDSVLGATLEGGRLDNQSVNLLATLSAGLIAAAGGALL; encoded by the coding sequence GTGACTGGCGACGTACGTCGGGCCGTCGGCTTCTTCCTCGTCGGGGCCATCGGCCTGATCGCGCCGCTGCTCGACGGCCACGCCGACGAGACGCTCGCGGCCGTCGGCACCGTCGCGCCCTTCGTACTCGTCGCCGTCGTCGCCCTGGTCTCCCGGGAAGGGCGGCTCTTCGAGACCTTCGCCCACGAGGGTGACCGGGAGGAGGGCCGGCTCTACGGGCTGGCGTCGTTCGCGCTCGCGGTGGCCGGACTCGCCATCCTCACCGTCGGGTTCGATCTCCCGACGACCGGCTTCGTCGCCGCCGTGTTCGTCTTCACGACCGGCAACCTCGCACAGGATTTGCTAGCCCGACGAATCCCGGGAGCGGTGGCAGGGACGACCGCCTTCGCCGCCGTCGGGACCCTCGGCGGCGTCGCCTCGATGTCCGTCGCCGGCCTCCTGGGGGCGGCGACCCCCTCGCCGCCGCTCGCCGTCTTCGTCGCGGCCAGCGGCGCCCTCTTGGGGGCGCTCATCCGCTCGGCGCTGTACATCCGGGACGACTCGCTCGTCCTGCTGTCCGGGGGGCTGGTCATCTGGCTGTTGATAGAACTGGAGGCCGGAACGCCGGGGCCCTCGCTGGGCCGCGTCGCGGCCGGCCTCGCGCTCACCGTCGCGCTCGGCTACGTCGCCTACGCCCTGGGAACGGCGTCGATCACCGGCATGCTGACCGGCGTCCTGCTGGCGTTCTTCGCCGTGGTCCTGGGCGGCTACGGCTGGTTCGTTCTGCTGGTGACGTTCTTCGGGCTGGGCGGGCTGGCCTCGAAGTACCGCTACGACGAGAAGCTCGAGCGCGGCATCGCCCAGGAGAACGAAGGCGCTCGCGGCAGCGGCAACGTCCTGGCGAACTCGGCGGTGGCGCTCGTCGCGGTGATCGCCTACGCCGCCAGCGACCACGTCGGCATGGACGCCTCGCTGTTCCGCGTCGCCTTCGCCGGGGCCGTGGCTGCCGCCCTGGCCGACACCTTCTCCAGCGAGTTCGGCGGGCTCTTCGATTCGCCGCGGCTGATAACGACCTTCGAACGGGTCGCCCCCGGAACCGACGGCGGCGTCACCTGGCAGGGAGCGGTCGCCGGGCTGGCTGGCGCGGCCGTAATCGGCGGGTTGGGTGGCATCTTCTTCGGATTCACGCTCGTAGCGATCGCGCTCGTTGCGCTCGCCGGCTTCGCCGGCATGACCGTCGACAGCGTCCTCGGCGCGACGCTGGAAGGGGGCCGCCTCGACAACCAGAGCGTGAACCTGCTGGCGACGCTGTCGGCGGGGCTGATCGCGGCCGCCGGCGGTGCACTGCTGTGA
- a CDS encoding DUF3311 domain-containing protein has translation MVSRAERYGWALVAAVLVALAVPWFLWGDGRTALGLPLWLWWHVGWMVLASALFWLFTERAWGLGVGEVA, from the coding sequence ATGGTTTCGAGAGCCGAACGGTACGGGTGGGCGCTCGTGGCGGCGGTGCTGGTCGCGCTCGCGGTGCCGTGGTTCCTCTGGGGCGACGGCAGGACGGCGCTGGGACTCCCGCTGTGGCTTTGGTGGCACGTCGGCTGGATGGTGCTCGCCTCGGCCCTCTTTTGGCTGTTCACGGAACGCGCCTGGGGGCTCGGCGTCGGGGAGGTGGCGTAG
- a CDS encoding undecaprenyl diphosphate synthase family protein: protein MGLYDRYLAARVRWSDATVPERIALVITEQDLLEQGAYETLSSFLEWAFEADAERVLIYVSVLDQAAVPTLRNTLSDLESPREVAVRGPDADDAADAPVQVSIGLGGREEFASAVRQIAEDAAAGDLDSEAVDEAEIERRLVFQTPPDLVIKTGAERLSDFLIWQSVYSELYFTDVNWRDFRRRDFLRAVRDYQERQRRFGR from the coding sequence GTGGGCCTGTACGACCGCTATCTGGCCGCCCGGGTTCGGTGGAGCGACGCCACCGTCCCCGAGCGAATCGCGCTGGTCATCACCGAACAGGACCTGCTCGAACAGGGCGCCTACGAGACGCTGTCGTCGTTTCTCGAGTGGGCCTTCGAGGCCGATGCCGAGCGCGTGCTCATCTACGTGAGCGTCCTCGATCAGGCCGCCGTCCCGACGCTCCGGAACACGCTGTCGGACCTGGAGAGTCCCCGCGAGGTGGCGGTTCGCGGGCCCGACGCCGACGACGCCGCCGACGCGCCGGTGCAGGTCTCCATCGGTCTCGGCGGCCGCGAGGAGTTCGCCAGCGCCGTCCGGCAGATAGCCGAGGACGCCGCGGCGGGCGACCTCGACTCCGAGGCCGTCGACGAGGCCGAAATCGAGCGCCGTCTCGTCTTCCAGACGCCGCCGGACCTGGTCATCAAGACGGGCGCCGAACGGCTCTCGGATTTCCTCATCTGGCAGTCGGTCTACTCGGAACTGTACTTCACCGACGTCAACTGGCGGGACTTCCGCCGCCGGGACTTCCTGCGGGCGGTCCGGGACTACCAGGAACGGCAGCGGCGGTTCGGCCGGTAG
- a CDS encoding AAA family ATPase: MARRTRAVVTVADSERSLELAADVAASLDVEAGEAVRVLDGVGGSTVRRAGTDDALEAGTVRLAPGIADDLGVESGATALLEPTSPVPAETVEVAPVPGLSLSGGEGAVREAVGRRPLAPEDELEVSFLDGTLSVPLRVTETRPDGLVVVDETTTVELTDGPAPTAARRRVEPVGPDAVGGYESTIEELDAAVVAPLTDDERFAALGGTGRAGVLLVGPGGVGKTHLLGHAVWRANATVHSVDARALPPGDPDAVDERLRAAGAAVSGYGPGVVHLDGLDDFLADVADSAGAARLREWLRGVADEPGVVVVGEARTADDVPASFLRGDLLARTVRVGRPTDDDRAAILAVATRDTPVDPSVDVGSVGRRAFGYVAADLLVLRSRAVEAAADRAADGRPTVTAADFETALSATGPRELEGTRRQVPTTAFEDVGGLDAAKRELRRAVEWPLRYPEAFESVGIDPGGGVLLYGPPGTGKTMLARAVASTTDANFVSVSGPELMNKYVGESERAVRTVFEQARASAPTVIFFDEVDGLGSARSTDGDGSAPERVVSQLLTEMDGIGGPDGVTVVGATNRPDRLDDALLRPGRFDRLVEVPIPDETGRAEIFRVHTRDRPVEDLDYGALAARTEGYTGSDIEAVVREAGLFAIEEDIEDPAAGGEDDLVVRRRHFERALEAVEPSVSADERAYYESLDDRLGHSKDRSS, from the coding sequence ATGGCCCGACGCACCCGTGCCGTCGTCACCGTCGCGGATTCCGAGCGGTCGCTGGAACTGGCGGCCGACGTCGCCGCCTCCCTCGACGTCGAGGCGGGCGAGGCGGTTCGCGTCCTCGACGGGGTCGGCGGGTCGACCGTCCGGCGAGCCGGCACCGACGACGCACTCGAGGCCGGGACGGTACGGCTGGCCCCCGGAATCGCTGACGACCTCGGCGTCGAGTCGGGCGCCACGGCGCTGCTGGAGCCGACCTCCCCGGTCCCGGCGGAGACCGTCGAGGTGGCGCCGGTACCCGGCCTCTCGCTTTCGGGCGGCGAGGGAGCGGTCCGGGAGGCGGTCGGCAGGCGTCCCCTCGCCCCCGAGGACGAACTCGAGGTGTCGTTCCTCGACGGGACGCTGTCGGTCCCGCTGCGGGTGACCGAGACGCGGCCCGACGGCCTGGTCGTCGTCGACGAGACGACGACCGTCGAGTTGACGGACGGGCCCGCCCCCACCGCGGCCAGGCGGCGCGTCGAACCGGTCGGTCCCGACGCCGTCGGCGGCTACGAGTCGACCATCGAGGAACTCGACGCCGCTGTCGTCGCGCCGCTGACCGACGACGAGCGGTTCGCCGCCCTCGGCGGCACGGGACGGGCGGGCGTCCTGCTCGTCGGCCCGGGCGGCGTCGGCAAGACCCACCTCCTCGGGCACGCGGTCTGGCGGGCGAACGCGACCGTCCATTCGGTGGACGCGCGGGCCCTGCCGCCGGGCGACCCAGACGCCGTCGACGAGAGGCTCCGCGCGGCCGGCGCGGCCGTGTCGGGATACGGTCCCGGCGTCGTCCACCTCGACGGCCTGGACGACTTCCTGGCCGACGTCGCCGACAGCGCGGGCGCCGCCCGGTTGCGGGAGTGGCTCCGCGGCGTCGCCGACGAACCCGGCGTAGTCGTCGTGGGCGAGGCGCGAACGGCCGACGATGTGCCGGCGTCGTTCCTGCGCGGCGACCTCCTCGCCCGGACGGTTCGGGTCGGCCGGCCGACAGACGACGACCGGGCCGCGATCCTCGCGGTCGCCACCCGGGACACGCCGGTCGACCCGTCGGTCGACGTCGGTTCGGTCGGGCGCCGGGCGTTCGGCTACGTCGCCGCCGACCTGCTGGTGCTGCGGTCCCGGGCGGTCGAGGCGGCGGCCGACCGTGCGGCCGACGGCCGGCCAACGGTCACCGCTGCGGACTTCGAGACGGCGCTTTCGGCGACGGGACCGCGGGAACTCGAGGGGACGCGTCGGCAGGTACCGACGACGGCCTTCGAGGATGTCGGCGGTCTCGACGCCGCGAAGCGCGAGCTCCGTCGGGCCGTCGAGTGGCCGCTGCGGTACCCCGAGGCCTTCGAGTCCGTCGGCATCGACCCGGGCGGGGGCGTCCTGCTGTACGGGCCGCCCGGCACCGGCAAGACGATGCTGGCGCGGGCGGTGGCCTCGACGACCGACGCGAACTTCGTCTCCGTCAGCGGTCCCGAACTGATGAACAAGTACGTCGGCGAGAGCGAGCGGGCCGTCCGGACGGTCTTCGAGCAGGCGCGGGCCAGCGCCCCGACGGTGATCTTCTTCGACGAGGTGGACGGCCTCGGGTCGGCCCGCTCGACGGACGGCGACGGCTCGGCGCCCGAGCGGGTCGTCTCGCAGCTGCTCACCGAGATGGACGGGATCGGCGGGCCCGACGGCGTCACGGTCGTCGGCGCGACGAACCGCCCCGACCGGCTCGACGACGCGCTGCTGCGGCCGGGACGCTTCGACCGCCTCGTCGAGGTGCCGATTCCCGACGAGACCGGCCGGGCCGAGATATTCCGCGTCCACACCCGGGACCGGCCGGTCGAGGACCTCGACTACGGGGCGCTCGCGGCCCGAACCGAGGGCTACACCGGCAGCGACATCGAGGCGGTCGTCCGGGAGGCCGGTCTGTTCGCCATCGAGGAGGACATTGAGGACCCGGCGGCGGGCGGCGAGGACGACCTCGTCGTTCGCCGCCGGCACTTCGAGCGGGCACTGGAGGCCGTCGAGCCGTCCGTTTCGGCCGACGAGCGGGCCTACTACGAGTCGCTGGACGACCGCCTCGGTCACTCGAAGGACCGTTCCTCGTGA
- a CDS encoding cold-shock protein has translation MAKGVVDFFNDTGGYGFIETDESDEDVFFHMEDVGGPDLEEGQEVEFDIEQAEKGPRATNLERL, from the coding sequence ATGGCGAAAGGCGTGGTTGACTTCTTCAACGACACGGGCGGTTACGGCTTCATCGAGACTGACGAATCCGACGAGGACGTCTTCTTCCACATGGAGGACGTCGGCGGACCGGATCTCGAGGAGGGCCAGGAGGTCGAGTTCGACATCGAACAGGCCGAAAAGGGTCCCCGAGCGACGAACCTCGAACGGCTGTAA
- a CDS encoding tRNA-binding protein gives MGIELDDVDPATFLEDVEMRVGEVTSAEPFPEARKDLYKLTVDFESETRRSAAGLTDNYDPDDLVGQQVVAVVNLGTVTVAGFESECLVTGVDDGDGGVVHLQPEREVPNGTRVY, from the coding sequence ATGGGAATCGAACTCGACGATGTCGACCCCGCAACCTTCCTCGAGGACGTCGAGATGCGGGTCGGCGAGGTGACGAGTGCCGAACCGTTCCCCGAAGCGCGGAAGGACCTCTACAAACTGACCGTCGACTTCGAGAGCGAGACGCGACGGTCGGCGGCGGGCCTGACCGACAACTACGACCCCGACGACCTCGTGGGCCAGCAGGTCGTCGCCGTCGTCAACCTCGGAACCGTCACCGTCGCCGGCTTCGAAAGCGAGTGTCTCGTCACCGGCGTTGATGACGGCGACGGCGGCGTCGTCCACCTCCAGCCCGAACGCGAGGTGCCCAACGGGACCCGCGTCTACTGA
- a CDS encoding bacteriorhodopsin — protein MQAAGELGVEGEGVWLALGTVLMLLGMVYFIAQGWGVQDPRQKEFYIITILIPGIAAASYLSMFFGFGLTEVPLTNGRVVDVYWARYADWLFTTPLLLLDIGLLAGASNRDIGALVGLDAFMIVTGLAATLMKVPIARYAFWTISTIAMLFLLYFLFVVFSEAASDLDEDSKSTFNVLRNLILVTWALYPIVWLVGTEGVAAVGLFTETLLFMVLDVTAKVGFGFILLRSRAIVGEESAPTPSSEEAAAD, from the coding sequence ATGCAAGCGGCAGGGGAACTGGGCGTAGAAGGCGAGGGCGTCTGGCTGGCCCTCGGAACGGTGCTGATGCTGCTCGGGATGGTGTACTTCATCGCGCAGGGCTGGGGCGTGCAGGACCCCCGGCAGAAGGAGTTCTACATCATCACCATCCTGATTCCGGGCATCGCGGCGGCGTCGTACCTGTCGATGTTCTTCGGGTTCGGCCTGACGGAGGTCCCGCTCACGAACGGGCGGGTCGTCGACGTCTACTGGGCCCGGTACGCCGACTGGCTGTTCACGACGCCGCTGCTGTTGCTCGACATCGGGCTGCTGGCGGGCGCCAGCAACCGCGACATCGGGGCCCTCGTCGGTCTCGACGCGTTCATGATCGTCACGGGGCTGGCCGCGACGCTGATGAAGGTCCCCATCGCGCGGTACGCCTTCTGGACCATCAGCACCATCGCGATGCTGTTCCTGCTGTACTTCCTGTTCGTGGTGTTCTCGGAGGCAGCCTCGGACCTCGACGAGGACTCGAAGTCGACGTTCAACGTCCTCCGGAACCTGATACTGGTGACGTGGGCGCTGTACCCCATCGTGTGGCTGGTGGGGACCGAAGGGGTCGCCGCGGTCGGCCTCTTCACCGAGACGCTGCTGTTCATGGTACTGGACGTGACCGCCAAGGTCGGCTTCGGCTTCATCCTGCTCCGCAGTCGCGCCATCGTCGGCGAGGAGTCGGCTCCGACCCCGTCCAGTGAGGAAGCGGCCGCGGACTGA
- a CDS encoding sodium:solute symporter family protein, producing MVAVELLVIVGYLLVALAVGLVAYRLTENTAEDYYLASRSLGTVVLLFTTFATLLSAFTFFGGPNLAYGNGPEWILVMGLMDGILFALLWYLVGYKQWLVGKREGYVTLGEMLGDRFGSTGLRVLVAAVSLFWLLPYVMLQQKGAGQAVVGLTDGAVPFWVGAGGITLFMIAYVVASGMRGVAWTDTLQGVFMLVLVWGALAWILAVVGGPTAATEALAESNPEFLALGGGLYSPQFVVGTAVYIAFGVTMFPQINQRFFAAGSETVLKRTFTLWPVLVLLLFVPAFLLGTWAAGLGVAVPEGSNVVPLLLREFTPAWFAALVIAGALAAMMSSSDSMLLSGSSYFTRDVYGPIAGEPDREALLGRAVVVVFALAGFVLSLSAPGTIVEIGNTAFGGFAQLAVPVIAALYWTRTTRTGMVVAIAGSQLFYLGNLAAVVFFGVADSMAALGAAYYLGWHPGIPGIALSLLLVVGVSALTARAPGEDVDRFAVQRAD from the coding sequence ATGGTGGCCGTGGAACTCCTCGTCATCGTCGGCTACCTCCTCGTGGCGCTCGCGGTCGGGCTGGTCGCCTACCGGCTGACCGAGAACACCGCCGAGGACTACTACCTGGCCTCCCGCTCGCTGGGCACCGTCGTCCTGCTGTTTACCACGTTCGCCACGCTGCTGTCGGCGTTCACGTTCTTCGGCGGGCCGAACCTGGCGTACGGCAACGGTCCCGAGTGGATACTCGTGATGGGGCTGATGGACGGGATTCTCTTCGCGCTGCTGTGGTACCTCGTCGGCTACAAGCAGTGGCTCGTCGGGAAACGCGAGGGCTACGTCACGCTGGGAGAGATGCTCGGCGACCGGTTCGGCTCGACGGGCCTTCGGGTACTCGTGGCCGCCGTCTCGCTGTTCTGGCTGCTGCCGTACGTGATGCTCCAGCAGAAGGGCGCCGGCCAGGCGGTCGTCGGCCTCACTGACGGCGCGGTCCCGTTCTGGGTCGGCGCCGGCGGCATCACGCTGTTCATGATAGCCTACGTCGTCGCCAGCGGCATGCGCGGCGTCGCCTGGACGGACACCCTCCAGGGGGTGTTCATGCTCGTCCTCGTGTGGGGCGCGCTGGCGTGGATACTCGCAGTCGTCGGCGGCCCGACGGCCGCCACCGAGGCGCTCGCCGAGAGCAACCCCGAGTTCCTCGCGCTGGGCGGCGGCCTCTACTCGCCGCAGTTCGTCGTCGGCACCGCCGTCTACATCGCCTTCGGCGTCACGATGTTCCCGCAGATCAACCAGCGGTTCTTCGCCGCCGGTTCCGAGACGGTGCTCAAGCGGACGTTCACGCTGTGGCCCGTCCTCGTCCTCCTGCTCTTCGTCCCGGCGTTCCTGCTGGGAACGTGGGCGGCCGGCCTCGGCGTCGCCGTCCCCGAGGGGAGCAACGTCGTCCCCCTCCTGCTCCGGGAGTTCACGCCGGCCTGGTTCGCGGCGCTGGTCATCGCCGGCGCGCTGGCGGCGATGATGTCCTCCAGCGACTCGATGCTGCTGTCGGGGTCGTCGTACTTCACCCGCGACGTCTACGGACCCATCGCCGGCGAACCCGACCGCGAGGCGCTGCTCGGCCGCGCCGTCGTCGTCGTCTTCGCGCTGGCCGGCTTCGTCCTGTCGCTGTCGGCGCCCGGCACCATCGTCGAGATCGGCAACACCGCCTTCGGCGGGTTCGCACAGCTGGCCGTGCCGGTCATCGCGGCACTGTACTGGACCCGGACCACCCGGACCGGCATGGTCGTCGCCATCGCCGGCTCGCAGCTGTTCTACCTCGGCAACCTCGCGGCCGTCGTCTTCTTCGGCGTCGCCGACAGCATGGCCGCCCTCGGCGCAGCTTACTACCTCGGGTGGCACCCCGGGATTCCCGGCATAGCGCTGTCGCTGTTGCTCGTGGTCGGGGTCTCCGCGCTCACCGCCCGCGCACCGGGCGAGGACGTCGACCGGTTCGCCGTCCAGCGGGCCGATTGA
- a CDS encoding DUF5778 family protein, whose translation MSDAIDDDLYRRTEALLEPGDIRLNGVIVRTGLSGDEEPTLHQATLDVGDVISEAAGIDPGETYVYSGNDDERFGVNQHQGRTLEEEEFVWECQQLMRDGTYDVVFYYEADADQTAIVEGVEELGFDATGVRGD comes from the coding sequence ATGAGCGACGCTATCGACGACGACCTCTACCGGCGGACGGAGGCGCTCCTGGAACCCGGCGACATCCGGCTGAACGGCGTCATCGTCCGCACGGGGCTGTCCGGCGACGAGGAGCCGACACTCCACCAGGCGACGCTGGACGTCGGCGACGTCATCAGCGAGGCCGCGGGCATCGACCCGGGCGAAACGTACGTTTACTCGGGCAACGACGACGAGCGCTTCGGCGTCAACCAGCACCAGGGCCGCACGCTCGAAGAGGAGGAGTTCGTCTGGGAGTGCCAGCAACTCATGCGGGACGGCACCTACGACGTGGTGTTCTACTACGAGGCCGACGCCGACCAGACGGCCATCGTCGAGGGCGTCGAAGAACTCGGCTTCGACGCCACCGGCGTCCGCGGGGACTGA
- the dnaG gene encoding DNA primase DnaG: MQDTAKYLVHADITANGVVERSDVVGAVFGQTEGLLGDELDLRELQDSSKVGRIDVEIDSENGQSFGRITIATSLDQVETAILGAALETIDRVGPCRSTIEVRRIEDVRAAKRREVVERAKTLLTDAFDESMRSSRDLVEEVREAVRVEDISEYEGLPAGPNVVDSDAIVVVEGRADVLTLLRYGIKNAVAVEGTDVPEAIADLTEARTVTAFLDGDRGGELILKELAQVGDVDYVAFAPEGRSVEDLARREVMAALREKVPYDRAAELESPSEVAAAGAVPAGPDGASSEASGAAAPATDSPTGPTRGDSAGETDASVDDGADDDPTHEDAEEPEAAPEASEVDGASADADADGSTADTDGTTDPETLPGHVREVVEAETGRVRLLDADFGTLAEGDAGEAFDLVADAEETPAAVVLDGELDQRVLDVAAQRGVGQVVAASTGEFVKQPTSVRVRTADQLLAANEA; the protein is encoded by the coding sequence ATGCAAGACACAGCCAAATACCTCGTTCACGCGGACATCACGGCGAACGGAGTGGTCGAGCGGTCGGACGTCGTCGGCGCGGTCTTCGGGCAGACCGAGGGCTTGCTCGGCGACGAACTGGACCTCCGGGAGCTGCAGGACTCCTCGAAGGTGGGCCGCATCGACGTCGAAATCGACTCGGAGAACGGCCAGTCGTTCGGCCGCATCACCATCGCGACCAGCCTCGACCAGGTCGAGACGGCCATCCTCGGGGCGGCCCTGGAGACCATCGACCGGGTCGGACCCTGCCGGTCGACCATCGAGGTCCGCCGCATCGAGGACGTCCGCGCGGCGAAGCGCCGTGAGGTCGTCGAGCGCGCCAAGACGCTGCTGACGGACGCCTTCGACGAGTCGATGCGCTCCAGCCGCGACCTCGTCGAGGAGGTCCGGGAGGCGGTGCGCGTCGAAGACATAAGCGAGTACGAGGGGCTGCCCGCCGGCCCGAACGTCGTCGATTCGGACGCCATCGTCGTCGTCGAGGGTCGGGCCGACGTGCTGACGCTGCTCCGCTACGGCATCAAGAACGCCGTCGCGGTCGAGGGCACCGACGTCCCCGAGGCTATCGCGGACCTCACCGAAGCGCGGACCGTCACCGCCTTCCTCGACGGCGACCGAGGCGGCGAACTCATCCTGAAGGAACTGGCCCAGGTCGGCGACGTCGACTACGTCGCCTTCGCCCCGGAGGGCCGCTCCGTCGAGGACCTCGCCCGCCGGGAGGTGATGGCCGCCCTCCGGGAGAAGGTGCCCTACGACCGGGCCGCCGAACTGGAGAGTCCGAGCGAGGTGGCCGCCGCCGGTGCCGTGCCCGCTGGCCCGGACGGCGCTTCCTCGGAAGCTTCCGGGGCAGCAGCCCCGGCAACGGACTCGCCGACCGGACCCACGAGGGGCGATTCGGCCGGCGAGACCGATGCCTCAGTCGACGACGGGGCCGACGACGACCCGACCCACGAGGACGCCGAGGAACCGGAGGCGGCGCCCGAAGCGTCCGAGGTCGACGGTGCGTCCGCGGATGCCGATGCCGACGGTTCGACGGCCGACACGGACGGGACGACCGACCCGGAGACCCTCCCAGGGCACGTCCGGGAGGTCGTCGAGGCGGAAACGGGCCGCGTCCGGCTGCTCGACGCCGATTTCGGGACGCTGGCGGAGGGCGACGCCGGGGAGGCGTTCGACCTCGTGGCCGACGCCGAGGAGACGCCCGCGGCGGTCGTCCTCGACGGCGAACTCGACCAGCGGGTCCTCGACGTGGCCGCACAGCGCGGCGTCGGCCAGGTCGTCGCCGCCTCGACGGGCGAGTTCGTCAAGCAGCCGACGAGCGTCCGCGTCCGGACGGCCGACCAGCTACTCGCGGCGAACGAGGCGTAG
- a CDS encoding GNAT family N-acetyltransferase — protein sequence MTVRAPTTGETPAIRSLQALLTHADPELIDAALEGPFHCRVAVESGDIVGYAIALPGDETTVSELVVAPEHRREGHGRDLLDAVAAAADADRLVVTTPASDDDAVAFYRALDFEKEARLEGFYGDGDALRLVRRE from the coding sequence GTGACCGTCCGGGCGCCAACGACCGGCGAGACGCCGGCGATACGCTCGCTGCAGGCGCTCCTGACGCATGCCGACCCCGAGTTGATCGACGCCGCACTCGAGGGGCCGTTCCACTGTCGCGTCGCCGTCGAGTCGGGAGACATCGTCGGCTACGCCATCGCACTCCCCGGCGACGAGACGACCGTCTCGGAGCTAGTCGTTGCCCCCGAGCACCGCCGGGAGGGACACGGCCGCGACCTCCTGGACGCGGTGGCGGCGGCCGCCGACGCCGACCGACTCGTCGTGACGACGCCCGCGAGCGACGACGATGCAGTCGCGTTCTACCGGGCGCTGGACTTCGAGAAGGAGGCGCGACTCGAGGGTTTCTACGGCGACGGCGACGCGCTACGCCTCGTTCGCCGCGAGTAG